In Carya illinoinensis cultivar Pawnee chromosome 7, C.illinoinensisPawnee_v1, whole genome shotgun sequence, the following are encoded in one genomic region:
- the LOC122315979 gene encoding exocyst complex component EXO70A1-like has translation MAASVNDHKIGNLISASKSLRLSLDKSKALGLALERSGPRLEEISLRLPSLGAAVRPIRAEKEALVAVGGHINRAVSPAAAVLKVFDAVHGLEKSLLSDPRNDLPGYLSVLKRLQEALKFLGDNCGLAIQWLEDIVEYLEDNMVADDRYLSNLKSSLKNLRELQNDGERAHLDGGLLDAALDKLENDFRQLLTEHSVPLPMSSSSAVVEQACIAPSPLPVSIIQKLQAILGRLIANNRLEKCIVIYVEVRSSNVRASLQALNLDYLEISVSEFNDVQSIEGYIAQWGKHLEFAVKHLFEAEYKLCIDVFERMGLDVWMGCFARIAAQAGILAFLQFGKTVTESRKDPNKLLKLLDIFASLNKLRLDFNRLFGGAACVEIQNLTRDLIRRVINGAAEVFSELLGQVELQRQTSPPSDGSVPRLVIVIIDYCNKLLGDDYKSILTQVLVIDRSWKHEKFRERILISEVLNIIKAIELNLVAWEKAYGKDLIISNFFAMNTNWHLYKHLKGTRVGDLLGDSWLKEHEQSKDYHATVFLRESWGKLPSHLSREGLLMFSGGRATARDLVKKRLKAFNEAFDDMYTKQSNWIILDKDLREKTCQVIVQAVVPVYRSYMQNYGPLVEQDPSSAKYAKYTVQTLEKMLMSLFLPKPVRYGSFKGRQPSGKFNNGLADLRRTASAVV, from the coding sequence ATGGCGGCGTCGGTGAATGACCATAAGATCGGTAACTTAATATCTGCTTCCAAATCATTGAGACTAAGCTTAGATAAATCAAAGGCCCTGGGGTTAGCTTTAGAGAGATCTGGGCCTAGATTAGAAGAGATTAGCCTGAGATTACCTTCCCTGGGAGCTGCCGTGCGGCCCATTCGAGCAGAAAAGGAAGCCCTTGTTGCCGTCGGGGGCCACATTAACCGTGCGGTAAGCCCTGCCGCAGCGGTGCTTAAGGTTTTTGATGCTGTTCATGGCCTTGAAAAGTCATTGTTATCTGATCCCCGGAACGATCTCCCGGGCTACTTGTCAGTGTTGAAACGCCTGCAGGAGGCGTTGAAGTTTCTGGGGGACAATTGTGGACTGGCAATTCAGTGGCTGGAGGATATAGTAGAGTATCTGGAGGATAATATGGTGGCCGATGATCGGTACCTTTCCAATTTAAAGAGTTCCTTGAAAAATCTTAGAGAATTGCAGAATGATGGGGAGAGGGCACACCTTGATGGTGGACTTTTAGATGCCGCATTGGATAAGTTGGAAAATGATTTCCGGCAGCTCTTGACTGAACATAGCGTGCCACTTCCGATGTCATCATCATCCGCCGTTGTTGAGCAAGCATGCATTGCACCATCACCTTTACCGGTCTCTATTATCCAGAAGTTGCAAGCAATTCTTGGGAGATTAATTGCTAATAACAGACTCGAGAAGTGCATAGTGATCTACGTTGAAGTTCGTAGTTCAAATGTTAGAGCAAGTTTACAGGCTCTTAATTTGGATTACCTCGAGATCTCAGTATCTGAATTTAATGATGTCCAAAGCATAGAGGGCTATATTGCGCAGTGGGGTAAGCATTTGGAGTTTGCAGTGAAGCATTTATTTGAGGCGGAGTATAAGCTTTGTATTGATGTTTTTGAGAGGATGGGATTAGATGTGTGGATGGGTTGCTTTGCAAGGATAGCTGCTCAGGCTGGTATTCTCGCATTTCTTCAATTTGGGAAGACAGTTACAGAGAGCAGGAAAGACCCTAATAAGCTGCTAAAGCTGTTGGATATATTTGCATCATTGAACAAATTGAGATTGGATTTTAACCGGTTGTTTGGTGGAGCAGCATGTGTTGAAATCCAAAACTTGACAAGGGATCTCATCAGGAGGGTGATTAATGGGGCAGCAGAGGTGTTCTCGGAGCTTCTGGGTCAGGTTGAGTTGCAGCGACAGACCTCGCCTCCTTCAGATGGGAGTGTACCAAGATTGGTGATCGTCATTATTGATTACTGTAATAAACTACTTGGGGATGACTACAAGTCAATCTTAACCCAGGTTCTGGTCATTGATCGGAGTTGGAAGCATGAGAAATTTCGGGAGAGGATCCTTATTAGTGAGGTTTTAAACATAATCAAGGCCATTGAGCTGAATTTGGTGGCATGGGAGAAGGCTTATGGGAAGGACCTCATCATATCCAATTTTTTTGCAATGAATACCAACTGGCATTTGTACAAGCACCTGAAGGGAACAAGGGTCGGGGATCTCTTAGGAGACTCTTGGTTAAAAGAACATGAACAGTCCAAGGATTATCATGCAACAGTCTTCTTGAGAGAGAGCTGGGGAAAGCTTCCCAGTCACTTGAGCAGGGAAGGTCTGCTTATGTTCTCAGGTGGACGTGCCACTGCCCGTGACCTTGTCAAGAAAAGATTGAAAGCGTTCAATGAAGCTTTTGATGACATGTACACCAAGCAGTCAAACTGGATTATATTGGACAAGGATCTGAGAGAGAAGACGTGCCAAGTTATAGTGCAGGCAGTTGTGCCTGTTTACCGAAGCTACATGCAGAATTACGGGCCCTTGGTGGAGCAAGATCCAAGTTCCGCTAAGTATGCAAAGTACACAGTGCAAACTTTGGAGAAAATGTTAATGTCTCTTTTTCTGCCAAAGCCGGTGAGATATGGCAGTTTCAAAGGCAGGCAGCCAAGTGGGAAATTCAACAATGGCTTAGCAGATCTTCGTCGCACTGCCTCTGCAGTTGTGTGA